In a single window of the Callithrix jacchus isolate 240 chromosome 1, calJac240_pri, whole genome shotgun sequence genome:
- the LOC118151528 gene encoding uncharacterized protein LOC118151528 → MQSRRDASPKTAWTPCPSKHLLQGPPSRPHVSGRKQKSSGPLFCSSDTLPATSAHSRDSAQATSSAPTHPAQGTTAHSAAGASLPTTSNLSPRTKRKWTWAADTAGSLPDPSPASPTATLVSGPTSVLKLPVTAAATTQPKPVVLHGQQQGTHGLKQPHPSSHPAVSAVAQASSSAPTQPAQGTTAHSAAGVSLPTTSTWNLAGTLSNPSSASLITTLARLRISGPTSVLKLPVTAAATTQPKPVVLHGQQQGTHGLKRPHPSSRPAASAAAQASSSAPTQPVQGTTAHSAAGVSLSTTSNSSQAGTLSNPFSSSPRDAHAASSDCTPAKVRRLC, encoded by the coding sequence ATGCAGAGCAGGAGAGACGCAAGTCCCAAGACGGCCTGGACACCGTGTCCCTCCAAGCATCTGCTGCAGGGTCCCCCCTCTAGACCTCATGTGTCTGGGAGGAAGCAAAAGTCATCAGGCCCCCTGTTCTGCTCCTCAGACACCCTTCCTGCCACCTCTGCACACTCCCGAGACTCAGCCCAGGCCACATCGTCTGCTCCAACGCATCCAGCCCAGGGCACGACAGCACACTCAGCCGCAGGGGcttccttacccaccacttccaACTTGAGCCCCCGCACCAAAAGGAAGTGGACCTGGGCTGCAGACACGGCTGGGAGCCTTCCTGACCCATCTCCTGCCTCTCCCACTGCCACCCTGGTCAGTGGTCCCACCTCAGTACTGAAACTTCCTGTTACggctgcagccaccacccagcccaaacctgtggtccttcatggacagcagcagggaacccatGGCTTGAAGCAGCctcatccatcttcccatccagCTGTTTCAGCTGTagcccaggcctcatcttctgctccaacacagccagcccagggcaccacagcaCACTCAGCAGCTGGggtttccttacccaccacttccacctggaacctggctgggaccctttctaacccgtcttctgcctctctcatcaCCACCCTGGCCAGACTGAGGATCAGTGGTCCCACCTCAGTACTGAAACTTCCCGTGACtgctgcagccaccacccagcccaaacctgtggtccttcatggacagcagcagggaacccacGGCTTGAAGCGGCCTCATCCATCTTCCcgtccagctgcttcagctgcagcccaggcctcatcttctgctccaacacagccagTCCAGGGCACCACAGCACACTCAGCCGCAGGGGTTTCCTTATCCACCACTTCCAATTCGAGCCAGGCTGGGACCCTTTCTAAcccattttcttcctctccccgTGATGCACATGCTGCCTCCTCAGATTGTACACCTGCCAAAGTTAGGCGACTCTGCTAA